The DNA window CATTGAGTGACCGATGAGAGTTGTGTCCTTGAGACCGTGGCCCTCAATGAACTGAGCTACATCTTCAGCCATGGCACTGTAGTCATGTCGAGTGTCATGAGGAGATTCGCCATGATTCCTGAGATCCTATAAGTTGATTTTAGTTTTGTCTACTCTAATTGTTGAGTTTGGTACATACGAGTGCGTATACATATCGTCCCAAGTCGCGAGCCAGAGCTCTATTTTTGCATTAGTTTTTTAGTATACAGAACTGTAAAAAAAACTAACTTACTTGCTGATAGCtctgttgttcttctttgatcCAAACAGACCGTGAAGGAAGAGGATGGGCGAGTTCTTCTTGTCTGTCTTTGGTTGGGCAGGCTCATGTAAGTCATACACCAAAGGACCAATGGACTGAGAGTACAGCCTAGTGCTTGCAGGTACAGCCCGAAGAGCCTGGCGCCCAACCGAGGGGACCGCAGTAGTAACTACTCGTCGCAAAGAAAGCATATTTCTTATCACAGTAGATATTTGAAGACGTTGAGCAAAGCCAATTGTGTATATCTCAAAATTGCCATTTCGGGTAAGGTCTCGCCGATTCGCATCGGTTTACTGCATACTTGCATATCTAATCTCTAAGCACCATGATGTCACTCCAACTTTTGAGCTTCCAAAAGACAAACAATTCTGGTGAACAATTTCAATCGCGTTTAGCAATCTGTTCAGGCAATAAAggaaaacaaaagaaaatcaaggataaataaaaaagagacaGAAAGAAACAGCCAAAAGAACGCCAATAACAAATCTGTCAAGTCAAGCTTGAAAGGTGTACAGAGAAACAACAGACAATGTACCACGGGACGGGACAGCTTAACTATCCCAAATGGCTCCAAAAGCCGGCATGCCGCGTGTCTCGAGACCGTACACGACCTTTTTGGTGATTTTTTCGTTTGCTATGATTATCACAGCTTCAGCATCGAAACTCTTGGCTACGTTATAGCCCATTCGCACAAGATCTGGTCGACCCTGTGCTTTCGTATCCCAGATAATCGCGTCTGGGATGGCATCTCGGACTTGACCGACAAGCTCTTTGCCGAATGTATTTTCAGGTCGTGTCGTGGACCAGATCAGCTGCGTGGGACAAGGCTGTTTGACTATATGTCCCAGTAGCGGTCCAATCCCGGAGCCTGTGGCAACAACCACGACACGGTTAAAGAGAGTCGAGATGCGCATCACCCCACAAGTCGGCACGCCACGAACCCAAATTGAACTCGGTGGATTTTGGATACAGGAACGTGTCCAGTCGCCAGCATTAGAGACTACCAGAGAATACCCCTTGGCGTGACGATTGGCCTCTGGGTTGGGGATGGTTGCAAAAGAGTGCCACTCCATCAACGGGCGTTTAGAAATGCGTGTGAAACTACCGTTTACGGGAACGGTATAATCAAAATGCAGTCGGACTGCATGATCGGAAAGCACCTCGGTCTCGACGGGAACCTTACGCAGGAAGAACCATGAAGAGGCAATACTCAAAGTTGCCACGATCAAAAGCCAGAAGTCTGGACTTTTAACAGCGGTGAGCCCAAGATCTTGGTCTCGAGGTCGAGAATCATTGATAGTCAGGATCGTGCGGGCCCAAAACAGACCCAACGATGTCCAGCCCGCAAAACGGTGGAAACGCTCAAAGACGTTGTGGTACTGCTTACGAAACGAAGGCCATGCAGTGGCAACCATGGAACACAGAAGCCCACATAGAATCCACGATACGACCTGTGTCGCCAAGGAAACAGTCGCATGACCTTCGCAGAAACCTGCATTGCAGATTGTCCCACGGACTGTTGAGATGACTAGCCATGCAGTGGCACAAACACCCGCACCGGAGTGTAAACCACCCAGGTGATAAATCTTGGCACAGCGAACCCTGACCCAGAGTGGTAAACTCTTTGGCACTGAGCAGAAGACAGTGTACAGGATGTTGATCACAGTCTCCTGTCGTACGAGCACTGCAACTGCGAGGTTAATAGCAGTGATGATACCCAACCACTCGGAATCAAGGCGAAGAGCGATCACACAGATTAACGCCGCCAAGTTCAGTAATCCGATCAAACTGAACAGTGTACGATAGACAATGAAGATCCTGCGTCTTAGACCTCTAAGCGGTCGGGCCATTGTCTTGTCAGGAATGCCGCGTTCAAGGTCCAACTTGTCTGTAAGAGTTGCCAAAGTGGACATGGAGGGTTGTATTTTGAGCTCAACGTGAGGTTCTTGGACCTTCTCACTCTCGCATACTTGTGTGGTAGTACTCTGCTCGGCCAAGGCTAATATCCTGAGTTTGTTCTTGTCGATCTTGCCATTAGGCGTTGAGGGGAGCTCGTCCAGGGGGTGGAGGTGTGTCGGTACAGCATAATAGGGCTGGTATTGGCGCATATGCTTAATCGTCGTGGTTACATCGCAGTTTCGTGGGGTGGTGAATCCATGGATCTCTCCATCGATCAATAGAGCAGTCGCCTGAGACACGCCAGGCGCCGATGCCAGAGATGCGGTTACGCCGTCCAACTCCACACGAAAACCCTTGACTAATGTTAGATTTGGACAAGGGTATACTTTGATCTTTAGACGTaccttgactttgacttgATCGTCAACCCGGCCGAGAATCTCGATTGAGCCATCGGGTTGCCAGCGGCCAAGATCTCCGGTGTTGTAAATTACTGATCTGATTTGTGTGTCAGCACTTGCGCGACGAGGATGGAGGAGTTTACTCACCCATCTTTGGCAAATGGATCTGGCTTGTATCTCTCTGCTGTCTTGTCAGCGAGACCAATATAGCCTCGAGATACTCCAAGCCCGCCAGCCCACATTACCCCAACGGTGCCCATAGGTGCCGGCTTGCCCTCGCCATCAAGGACATATACTCTGTTATTTGGAGTCGGTCGACCGATTGATAGTTTCTGTCCAACGGTGTGCTTGTGCATGGTGTTGACGATGGTCGTTTCGGTTGGTCCGCAACAGTTCCAATATGTCCCATGCTCTGCCCACAAATCGGCAAGTCTGCAACAATCAGTAACGAACAAAACCATGGCTTGGAAGGATAGGTACCTTTTTGTGGTAGGCTCCCCGGCAGTGGCAACAGTCTTTATTCTAGGAAATTGTGTTGGATGGTATATGGAAAGAATTGTAGGCGTGCAGATGAGCACGTCGATCTATTCTGGTGTAAGCCCCTGTCCATGTATCAAGTGATGGGACGCACAAACCTGTTCAAGGGTTGAGTCCCAATTGGAGCCTCGAAGGACTAGTGTGCCTCCGTTACAGAGACAGACAAAGATCTCCCACGCTGCTGTTTCGGGTCAGAATTGACAATGAAATGCATCAAAGGAACTTACCCATGTCAAAGCTGATGTTGAGGACCGAGCCAACACAAGTGCCAACTGCCACACCCAGATTTCCGGGAGACAAGCACACGAGGTTGGTGACATTCTTGTGAGTGATATCGACTCCTTTTGGGTCTCCTGTTGTTCCTACAATACTGTTAGGAGATTCCATCTGATACCTCAAGCTGGAATTCTAACTCACCGGACGTGTATATCACGTAGCAGCCGCTCTCTGGTGATGCAAGATCGATGTGGGTGTTCTCTTCAAGGGAGAGAGTCGCTACTTGATCAATAGGAATCACAGTATGGCTGAGGTGGGATACAACGCGGTGCTTTGTCGAAGTCAAACAAAGAACTACACCACCGTGTGACTCCTCCAACACGCGACGAATAGTTTCATCAGGAACGACACCGCCATCGAGGGGAACGTATTGGGCGCCACATGAAAGGATCGCCAATATACCGATTACCATATCACTTCCCCTCTTAGCAACAAGGGGAACTCGCGAACCAGGGCAGACACCTTGAGCAATGAGATGTGCAGCCAAATTTTGTGCCCTGTTGGCGAGTTCTTTATATGTCAACTCCTTCGGGGCATCCGTGAGATCGCGGAGAGCTGTGGCGTCTGGATGGCTCCTCGCATGGTGATAGAACGCAGAAGTTACTGTTGAGAATGGAGCATCTATGCAATCGCCCTGACCAAGTTCGAGAATAGAGTCGTACAGGATATGATCCTGTGCCGAGTTCAATATATCCATAATGAAGAGAACCGTCCAAAGAGTGAGGAAAAGGTAAGAAAAGGACAATGGGGATTGTTTGAAGTTGACCGTTAAGTTAACCCTGAGATAGCAGGAACAGCTTATATAGTCTTACCTGGCGTAACGGCAGTGGCAATCCGCCCTGAGAAAGATGTTTCATCCTGTCTATTGCAATATCGACTCATTACAACCGGTCTCTTGCCAATTGAGCGTTTTTCCTTTTGGGACTGTCTCGACGGATTGACTACGTTGGGAGATATGAAGACTGCCCTGATTTCCCCAGCAACTTCGGCTCGAGTTTACTGCGGATACTAACTTGTCATAATTGCTTCTGCATTCCTCACACACCCGCCCGGGGGTTCTGATTATACGGAGCCGGCCCCGGCGTACGGAGAATGTGGACGGAGCACCGTAGCCTCGTCAATCACAAAGGAATGTGACAGCGATGAGACATGATTTCAAACCAGGGGGACTCGGGCCAAGGGACCGCTACTAACTATCGACGGATAGATCAGCTTTTTCCTAGGAAGGGCTTCTGGGGTATTTCCTCGATGTGACCTTGGAAATCCGATAGGATGGATCTTCTCCAAGGCTCTACTGCACCCTGGAAACCGGAATCCGTCAACCTAAAGTGGCAGTGGACCCTTGTTTGAAGCCATCGATTATGACGGGCCTTGTCTTGGAGATCAATCCTCGCCCTGCAATTCAGGGCGTGTGAAGATAACGACAAGTACCCACATCATGTGGCTTCTTGATGGAGTCAAGGGTGTCTCTGATGATTCTGCTACCGACTGACCTCAACTCAATATACTGATGGCGCGTCCTTTTGGATTTTACGAAGAACCTCATCAGGCCACACTGACTCGCCTATCGTTGCCTGCATTGATCTTCCACTCTGTGGATATGGCTTACAGTTGGCTCGCCCTTGCTGTATGTGACGCTTCTTTCATGACAGAAACCGGCCTCATCACTGTCGGCTGCTCAAGTATTGTAGAGATGTTGTAGGGACTGCGCTGCCCATTCGTGGAGTAAAAAGCACTTCCTAAAGAAATGCCTACCGAGTTGCTTGAAACCCTTTCTCGAGCCTCGGCTGAGTCAATGGTCTAAAATCATTTTTGCGACAAGATGCGGCCGTTACTTTGAGGATCAGTTGAGTTTAAATCCACGTGTTCTCGGCGCCTTCTAACGATTCTCGATATTGAACCAATGCGGGTTATGAACACACAAGCAACATGATAAAGTCGCCGTGTGCAGTATTCATGGCATGGTATGGCAGTGATTCAGAAGTTCTTGTTGGATCTAGCAGACGGTCCGGCAGCATCTCTCTTTGAGTCTTGCGGCAGGGATTGTAATCGGCTGGCTGTGATAGCATAGGGCCAgaatgaagaagatggtgAACCCTCACTCAAGGATCAGGTCAGTTTACAGAAAATCTTAAATTCAGAACTGCGACCTTCTCTGTGCATCGCCACGTGTTGGCTTTACCCCAGATATGAATCTTGGTTTCAACCCCAGAGCGGGAGGCATTCAACGGTTCACGTTTGCCTCACAAGTATTTGATTAAGCTCTTGTGGGAGGTAAGTGCATGCATAATGTACTGCATGCCTTCAAGACAGACTCCCTCGGTTGGCTAAAAAACGTATACTGCGCATGCCAATTTTGAACAGAGGAATCTTCGTGTTGCGGGTTGGTCTGCGACATGTTCAAGGATAGGTGAGTATTGGAGGAGACTATCGATAGAGCTGCGCCGCTTGCGGTTTGGAGGGACAATTGCTATACGAGGAGGCTATATGCCGAGGTCCTTTGCCATGCTAGTCTTACCTCCCTTCTCTTCactcttcttttccttgttgTTGGCTAATTGCATACAGCTGCTTGTTGGAGCTATGACGATGAATTCGAAAGAGCTAATTCTTGACGTCTTGGGAAAAGCAACAAGTGTTGAAGCATTTCTCCAATGGAGACATATTATATTCAAGATCGACAAACTGAATCATACCAAGGATCAACAAGTGCTCTTTGCTTTGCATTTTCTTGGCCAATATTTTACCGATATCGATTACTCAACATGATGCATACCAACATATGGCTATCAGCTTCCAGTTCCGCGTCGTTCTCAACGGGTTCATACGAATCAAAGTCTAAACAATACATCCCTTCTATTCTCGTTTGCCAGACCACCCTATCGGATGACTGCCCAGTGCTCCGTACCAGGTCCAGTGAGACAAAGATTGTGTTGGTGTTTGGCGGACCGTCCTCCGCAGAGCCCTGATGGTGTATGGCAAGGTAGTTGCCAAGCTGATAGGTAGAGCGGCAACAATGTGAAAGTGACTACAGGGCCGCACAGAACAGAAAAGGGCTTCGAAATCCGTCACTTTTCGGCCTTTCTTTGCCACGCGCCGAGGCTTTCTGGCGTTTAGGAATGAGTAGATCTTGTCTCAGGCTCGATGCTATCTTTCTAGAAACAGAAGTGATGAATGGAACGCTGTTATCTTGGGAGAGGTGACTACGCTACGCATGCGTTCAAAGAAACAAGAACAGATGATGGGATCTTTTTCACCTCTAGAGACATGCACGATGGAGCAGATCAAGTTTGTTCAGGAACTTTTGAGTTGTCGTGGGCTAATCGCTAGCAGATGGTCCGATTTCCCATTAATATCATATCATTGTCATGACAATGATCATCCTGTCCGGAATGGCTCAACATCGAGATGTAGGCTTGCTTTTACAAAGCCGTGGCATGTCGAGTTGTCGTaagcttgaggtctttgATCTTAGATTTGATATCCACGTTCAGCTCTGCATGGGCTACAAGCATACCTTGGAAGGCACGTAAACTACGCCAAGTAATGGATGGATATTTCCGCTCCCAAAGGATTGAGTGGCTTCTTTTCTCAACCCTCTTTTGAGCAGTCATAGTTTGGCGACTTATCCGTCCTCGCACCGCAGCCCACGTTTGTCTTGCCCTGAAGGTCCATCCATATCTGTTATGGGGCACATGACGAATTTCGCGCATGAGTATGAAGATTTCCTTTCCGCAGGCAGAACAGGAATAAGCAATATCAGGCTAGGGAGCTCTGAGTCTCAGTCAGGTCCCCACATCCTATTTATGTGGTCTCAGTTGACGACCTGAACGCCGGGACCATTTGATCATTCCACTGCTCATGATTGATTTCCATTCTCCCTTTCGTCACTTGTCAATATGATAGTCGCCCATGTCTTGCCTGTCATGTCTGTCACCCAGCCAGTACCACGGTTACGGGTTCATGATTTACATCGGCGCTGCACATACCAGGATTATACACAACAAGGGCGAGGGATCTGCGTATGAGCAAGGTACAAATCACCAGGGCCTTCTGCCGAGGGATGTGATATACCCTGTCAAGTCGACGAGCTATCGAAGCCATGCCAGGCTAGAGGTGTCAGTTGTACCGTACCGATACTGATTCACAGAGTGCAGGATCTGAGACTTTCCGAGCAAGATTTACGGCAAGGATGCACTGTTCAAGGATGCGATTGATGTACATACGTGAGAGGGTGTAAAAAGCAAATTGTGGCTTGAGATGATGGTTTTAGCCGATCAGTCaaagcaaagaaagaaactCAAGACATTTCTCAGCTCAACCAAAATATGAGACAGTCTCATATCTTCTACAGTTGGTAACTTTGCATGCACTCGTGAATTGGTACCTGAATGAATGTCTTTCTACAAGTATGTAACTGGTCATTAGTTTTTCCACACGCATACCAGTTACCCTGCATCATAACAtttgtgttttttttttttttgactTGATAATGAGGGTGATGGCATAACTTGGAGTATATAAATTCATCGTTTCCCACGGTTCTACTAGCATTGCCGTGGCCCAGTTGAAGTAGTTGTGGAAACCGCTCCTGTCCAGGGTGTTGAAATATCTAGCCTCTCTTCCGGATTGTGACTGTTTGACTCGTATAAAGACCATTGTTTGTCAATGTGCCAATGTCTGGAAGAGCAATAATCTGCGCTTCCAATGGAATTCGTATTTTATAAGAGAATATCTCTCCATTATGAAAATGTTTTTATAGGGTATATGGAACCAATGCctgcttattatataattaaatcacAATCTGAGTTTCCTCATAGCTGCCGTAAGGGTATCTGCCGATTTCCTCGCCATGTCAGACTTCTTACCTAGGATCCATAGTCCCTTTATACAGTCTTGCGCTCGACGCATGCTCTCTTGGAAGTCAATGGGGTTTGCTGATGCTGTCGAGCTGTAATCTAAATAATCCTTCGCTTCTTGTAAGAAGACCATAGTTGCCTTAGCAAAGGCTCTGATAAGAAGTATAGTCCATGGTTCGGTAAGGATTGTTGCTTCGTTCACTGCATGATGGAAATGTGACATTTGAGGTGTTGTTAAACTGGTAAAATTTTGGCTGGGCGTTGATACCTTGGCCAAC is part of the Fusarium poae strain DAOMC 252244 chromosome 4, whole genome shotgun sequence genome and encodes:
- a CDS encoding hypothetical protein (TransMembrane:6 (i567-590o596-621i642-662o687-706i718-738o758-775i)), translating into MDILNSAQDHILYDSILELGQGDCIDAPFSTVTSAFYHHARSHPDATALRDLTDAPKELTYKELANRAQNLAAHLIAQGVCPGSRVPLVAKRGSDMVIGILAILSCGAQYVPLDGGVVPDETIRRVLEESHGGVVLCLTSTKHRVVSHLSHTVIPIDQVATLSLEENTHIDLASPESGCYVIYTSGTTGDPKGVDITHKNVTNLVCLSPGNLGVAVGTCVGSVLNISFDMAAWEIFVCLCNGGTLVLRGSNWDSTLEQIDVLICTPTILSIYHPTQFPRIKTVATAGEPTTKRLADLWAEHGTYWNCCGPTETTIVNTMHKHTVGQKLSIGRPTPNNRVYVLDGEGKPAPMGTVGVMWAGGLGVSRGYIGLADKTAERYKPDPFAKDGSVIYNTGDLGRWQPDGSIEILGRVDDQVKVKGFRVELDGVTASLASAPGVSQATALLIDGEIHGFTTPRNCDVTTTIKHMRQYQPYYAVPTHLHPLDELPSTPNGKIDKNKLRILALAEQSTTTQVCESEKVQEPHVELKIQPSMSTLATLTDKLDLERGIPDKTMARPLRGLRRRIFIVYRTLFSLIGLLNLAALICVIALRLDSEWLGIITAINLAVAVLVRQETVINILYTVFCSVPKSLPLWVRVRCAKIYHLGGLHSGAGVCATAWLVISTVRGTICNAGFCEGHATVSLATQVVSWILCGLLCSMVATAWPSFRKQYHNVFERFHRFAGWTSLGLFWARTILTINDSRPRDQDLGLTAVKSPDFWLLIVATLSIASSWFFLRKVPVETEVLSDHAVRLHFDYTVPVNGSFTRISKRPLMEWHSFATIPNPEANRHAKGYSLVVSNAGDWTRSCIQNPPSSIWVRGVPTCGVMRISTLFNRVVVVATGSGIGPLLGHIVKQPCPTQLIWSTTRPENTFGKELVGQVRDAIPDAIIWDTKAQGRPDLVRMGYNVAKSFDAEAVIIIANEKITKKVVYGLETRGMPAFGAIWDS